A genomic window from Haladaptatus caseinilyticus includes:
- a CDS encoding flippase activity-associated protein Agl23 — MNSDERPLSGWVARNRGLTGLLAVTALALVLRLFRLGSRSAHWDEARVGYWILRYQKTGVFEYHAVIHGPFFAQVNSVLFQLFGANDFVARLPVALVTGLLPLAAWLYRDHLRESEMVALALFFAVNPILLYYSRFMRNDVLLAAFMLFALGFFLRAHATGEARYLYAGTAAMALGFTTKENVLLYILSWLGAGALLLDHRLLLARDHDRGWTGVFAEYAKRTGTSVSRFAPHLLLALIEFFVIFVYFYAPRARGFEGPGLWKAFGDPTMFSAVISEAIVGSWEELTQQWVTSHGHAYLPYLKHFVKVLEQGALPLVVFAILGFLAVRYVDDRPRDLVSFAFYWGAVGILGYPLVTDIKAGWVTAHVVAPLAIPAAVGVALLYRWGREAYEDGDDSGMAAAGIVALLVVAQVAFPAISIVYLHPQDHQIPGMFGGQEDNHLVQYGQPADGIGPTLEKVQAVSKANRDGTDVLYYGYLDDQGQYIFYVPDEGDNEYWPPASSWYNRLPLPWYTELADAKVDSTLKNDTFDSRKPPVVITRTEKRPDLDGYLTGYVAYDHELTLFGSETTIYIKRSALREANVHA, encoded by the coding sequence ATGAATTCGGACGAACGCCCGTTGTCCGGTTGGGTGGCCCGGAACCGGGGTCTCACTGGTCTTCTCGCCGTCACGGCGTTGGCGCTGGTACTCCGTCTCTTTCGTCTCGGGTCCCGATCCGCTCACTGGGACGAAGCCCGTGTCGGGTATTGGATTCTCCGCTATCAGAAGACCGGTGTCTTCGAGTATCACGCCGTTATCCACGGGCCGTTTTTCGCACAGGTGAACAGCGTCCTCTTTCAGTTGTTCGGTGCGAACGATTTCGTGGCTCGACTCCCAGTCGCGCTCGTCACCGGCCTGCTTCCGCTTGCCGCATGGCTCTACCGCGACCATCTTCGCGAATCGGAGATGGTCGCCCTCGCGCTCTTTTTCGCCGTCAACCCCATCTTGCTCTACTACTCGCGGTTCATGCGGAACGACGTGCTTCTCGCGGCGTTCATGTTGTTCGCACTCGGGTTTTTCCTCCGTGCGCACGCAACGGGGGAGGCCCGGTACCTCTACGCCGGAACCGCCGCGATGGCGCTCGGATTCACGACGAAGGAGAACGTCCTCCTCTACATCCTCTCGTGGCTCGGTGCGGGTGCGCTGTTGCTCGACCATCGCTTGCTTCTCGCACGCGATCACGACAGGGGGTGGACTGGCGTGTTCGCCGAGTATGCGAAGCGGACCGGGACCAGCGTCTCCCGGTTTGCTCCACACCTTCTGCTCGCGCTGATCGAGTTCTTCGTCATCTTCGTCTACTTCTACGCGCCGCGGGCGCGGGGCTTCGAAGGGCCGGGGTTGTGGAAAGCGTTCGGCGATCCGACGATGTTCAGTGCCGTCATCTCGGAAGCGATAGTCGGCTCGTGGGAGGAACTCACTCAACAGTGGGTCACGAGCCATGGCCACGCATACCTTCCTTACTTGAAACATTTCGTGAAGGTACTCGAACAAGGGGCACTTCCGTTGGTCGTCTTCGCGATACTCGGATTTCTCGCCGTCCGATACGTTGACGACCGTCCCCGCGACCTCGTCTCGTTCGCATTCTACTGGGGCGCAGTGGGAATCCTCGGCTACCCCCTCGTGACGGATATCAAAGCAGGATGGGTCACCGCCCACGTCGTAGCCCCCCTCGCAATTCCGGCGGCGGTCGGTGTGGCGCTCCTCTACCGATGGGGTCGGGAAGCCTACGAGGACGGCGATGATTCGGGGATGGCGGCCGCGGGAATCGTCGCGCTGCTCGTCGTTGCTCAGGTCGCGTTCCCGGCGATCAGTATCGTTTATTTACACCCACAGGACCACCAAATCCCCGGCATGTTCGGTGGTCAGGAGGATAACCACCTCGTGCAGTACGGCCAACCGGCCGACGGAATCGGTCCGACGCTAGAGAAAGTACAGGCAGTGTCAAAGGCGAATCGAGACGGTACGGATGTGCTATACTACGGCTATCTCGACGACCAGGGCCAGTACATCTTCTACGTCCCTGACGAGGGGGACAACGAGTACTGGCCACCCGCAAGCAGTTGGTACAATCGCCTGCCACTGCCCTGGTACACCGAACTTGCGGACGCGAAGGTCGATAGTACGTTGAAAAACGATACGTTCGACAGTCGAAAGCCGCCGGTCGTTATCACCCGAACCGAAAAGCGACCCGATCTCGACGGCTATCTGACCGGCTACGTTGCCTACGACCACGAACTCACGCTATTTGGGAGCGAGACGACGATTTACATCAAGCGAAGCGCGCTCCGTGAGGCGAACGTACATGCATAA
- the purE gene encoding 5-(carboxyamino)imidazole ribonucleotide mutase, producing the protein MTNAESVRRLIEQFEAEAGRDRDPEATPDVGIIMGSDSDLDVMSGAYEALTELGFEEVTDYDDPPNSEFTFETYVVSAHRTPELMYAYAKTAEDRGLDVIIAGAGGKSADLPNMTASLAYPLPVVGVPVQEKSVSSVIGMPTGAPIVAVDTGKSFNAGLSAVQILAREHDKLRERLVAYHDDLQSSVGEVSTKLHETGTPQFRDES; encoded by the coding sequence ATGACGAACGCAGAATCAGTCCGACGACTCATCGAACAGTTCGAAGCCGAGGCGGGACGTGACCGTGATCCGGAAGCGACTCCCGACGTCGGTATCATCATGGGAAGCGATTCCGACTTGGATGTGATGTCGGGTGCCTACGAGGCGCTTACCGAACTCGGCTTCGAAGAGGTGACCGATTACGACGACCCACCGAACTCCGAGTTTACGTTCGAGACGTACGTCGTCTCCGCACATCGAACGCCGGAACTCATGTACGCCTACGCGAAAACGGCGGAGGACCGCGGCTTGGATGTCATCATCGCGGGGGCAGGCGGTAAATCCGCCGACCTGCCGAACATGACCGCTTCGCTCGCATATCCGCTTCCTGTCGTCGGAGTTCCGGTGCAGGAAAAATCCGTTTCATCGGTTATCGGGATGCCAACTGGCGCCCCGATCGTTGCCGTGGATACCGGAAAGTCGTTCAACGCCGGTCTCTCTGCGGTCCAGATACTCGCCAGAGAACACGACAAACTTCGGGAACGGTTAGTCGCGTACCACGACGACCTGCAGTCGAGCGTCGGCGAGGTGTCCACGAAACTCCACGAAACCGGGACACCCCAGTTCCGGGACGAATCGTAA
- a CDS encoding NADH-quinone oxidoreductase subunit J, producing MAYEMIAFGLFAAVTVASSLGAVLVRDVWHAALLLGVSLLSFAVHYVMLQAEFVAAMQILVYVGGVLILITFAVMLTRQTSTEEVTNA from the coding sequence ATGGCATACGAAATGATCGCGTTCGGGTTGTTCGCCGCGGTAACAGTGGCAAGTAGCCTGGGCGCTGTCCTGGTGCGGGACGTGTGGCATGCGGCACTATTGCTCGGTGTTTCGTTACTGAGCTTTGCCGTCCACTACGTCATGTTGCAGGCGGAGTTCGTTGCAGCGATGCAGATTCTCGTCTACGTCGGCGGGGTTCTCATCCTCATCACGTTCGCCGTCATGCTCACACGTCAAACAAGTACAGAGGAGGTGACTAACGCATGA
- a CDS encoding proton-conducting membrane transporter, whose translation MTSRPRMRDPSTMLPGIVAVALFGVLAVVFLGASFGDAAGFPSGANITASIGYAMFNIFSVEGQSIVQSEGFLIAFEIIDLVLVAALAAAVMLARREGGGVFSSLRTDGGQESGGDDE comes from the coding sequence ATGACGTCGCGACCACGCATGCGTGACCCATCGACGATGCTTCCCGGTATCGTCGCAGTCGCGCTATTCGGTGTCCTCGCCGTGGTGTTCCTCGGTGCGTCGTTCGGCGACGCCGCAGGCTTCCCGAGCGGAGCCAACATCACCGCGAGCATCGGCTACGCGATGTTCAACATCTTCAGCGTTGAGGGCCAGAGTATCGTTCAGAGCGAAGGCTTCCTCATCGCGTTCGAAATCATTGACCTCGTCCTCGTCGCGGCGCTGGCGGCCGCAGTGATGCTCGCCCGCCGCGAAGGCGGTGGCGTCTTCTCGTCACTCCGGACGGACGGCGGTCAAGAATCGGGAGGTGACGACGAGTAA
- a CDS encoding NADH-quinone oxidoreductase subunit D, translating to MSSQEEVPAVEGVDGDELADLLDDHVIGREEHLNAPGFVVRPDAVQDALRTLRDEAGFDHLSMLTAQDYEDRYESVYHLKKYDDPTQEASVVVPTPLDAPKHQTAEPVFRAADWQEREAYDLVGIDYDGHPDLRRILLPETWQGHPLSRNYDQDRPQIVSFSEHANPIQGDHLDEESDTMFLNIGPHHPATHGVLHLKTTLDGEQVADVDPDIGYLHRCEEQMAQNGTYRHQIMPYPDRWDYASAGLLNEWAYARVAEDLNDLSVPEYAQIIRTMGAELCRIASHLLAVGTFALDIYGDFTAIFMYAMRDREVIQNILEDLTGQRMMFNYFRLGGVVWDIPEPREEFFEKVRDFMDELPTALEEYHDMVTDNEIFQIRTIDTGVLEPDVAKQYGVTGPVARASGIDYDLRRDDPYGYYDQLDWNVVTEDGCDNYARFLVRMREVEESAKIIEQCVDLLEDWPEEEREIQSNVPRTLKPEADTEIYRAVEAAKGELGIYIRSDGTDKPGRFKIRSPCFCNLAALGEMSNGEYIPDLVATLGSLDVILGEVDR from the coding sequence ATGAGTTCTCAAGAGGAAGTCCCCGCCGTCGAAGGTGTCGATGGGGACGAGCTCGCCGACTTGCTCGACGACCACGTTATCGGGCGCGAGGAGCATCTGAACGCTCCCGGTTTCGTCGTTCGGCCCGACGCCGTGCAAGACGCACTCAGGACGCTCCGCGACGAGGCAGGTTTCGACCACCTCTCGATGCTCACGGCACAGGACTACGAGGATCGCTACGAGAGCGTCTATCACCTCAAAAAGTACGACGACCCGACGCAGGAGGCGAGCGTCGTCGTCCCGACGCCGCTCGACGCCCCGAAACACCAGACCGCGGAACCGGTGTTCCGTGCAGCGGATTGGCAGGAACGTGAGGCGTACGACCTCGTCGGAATCGACTACGACGGTCACCCCGACCTGCGTCGTATCCTCCTCCCCGAGACGTGGCAGGGTCACCCGCTTTCGCGAAACTACGATCAGGACCGACCACAGATCGTCTCGTTCAGCGAGCACGCGAATCCGATTCAGGGAGATCACCTCGACGAGGAGTCGGACACGATGTTCCTCAACATCGGTCCACACCACCCCGCGACGCACGGTGTGCTTCACCTGAAGACGACGCTCGACGGCGAACAGGTCGCGGACGTCGATCCGGACATCGGCTACCTCCACCGTTGTGAGGAGCAGATGGCACAGAACGGTACGTACCGCCACCAGATCATGCCGTATCCGGACCGCTGGGACTACGCGTCCGCGGGGCTGCTCAACGAGTGGGCGTACGCCCGCGTCGCCGAGGACCTGAACGACCTCAGCGTGCCGGAGTACGCACAGATTATCCGGACCATGGGTGCGGAACTCTGTCGTATCGCATCTCACTTGCTTGCAGTCGGAACGTTCGCGCTCGACATCTACGGCGACTTCACTGCTATCTTCATGTACGCCATGCGCGATCGCGAGGTGATCCAGAACATTCTGGAGGACCTGACCGGCCAGCGCATGATGTTCAACTACTTCCGACTCGGTGGGGTCGTCTGGGACATACCGGAACCGCGCGAGGAGTTCTTCGAGAAGGTCCGGGACTTCATGGACGAGCTCCCCACCGCCCTCGAGGAGTACCACGATATGGTTACGGACAACGAGATCTTCCAGATCCGAACCATCGACACGGGGGTCCTCGAACCCGATGTCGCCAAGCAGTACGGCGTGACCGGACCGGTTGCCCGTGCATCGGGAATCGATTACGACCTGCGTCGTGACGACCCGTACGGCTACTACGACCAACTCGATTGGAACGTCGTCACAGAAGACGGCTGTGACAACTACGCGCGTTTCCTCGTTCGAATGCGCGAGGTCGAAGAGTCGGCGAAAATCATCGAGCAGTGTGTCGACCTACTCGAGGATTGGCCGGAAGAGGAACGTGAGATTCAGTCGAACGTTCCCCGGACGCTCAAACCTGAAGCGGACACCGAAATCTACCGTGCCGTCGAAGCGGCCAAAGGTGAACTCGGCATCTACATCCGATCGGACGGGACGGACAAACCCGGTCGATTCAAGATTCGTAGTCCATGCTTCTGTAACTTGGCGGCACTCGGCGAGATGTCCAATGGGGAGTACATCCCCGACCTCGTCGCCACGCTCGGTAGCCTCGACGTAATTCTCGGGGAGGTTGACCGATGA
- a CDS encoding pyridoxal phosphate-dependent aminotransferase has protein sequence MTMDFSDRIQRVEPSATLAISSLASQLEADGEDVIDLSVGEPDFPTPENVVEACEQAMEDGYTGYPPSNGVPELREAVAEKLRGDGLEYEADNVIVTPGAKQALYETVQTLVDDGDEVVLLDPAWVSYEAMVKLAGGDLTRVDLAPHDFQLEPALDDLGDAISDDTELLIVNSPSNPTGAVYSDAALEGVRDLAVEHDVTVISDEIYEKITYGVELTSLATLDGMFDRTVTINGFSKAYSMTGWRLGYLAGPEELVSQAAKLHSHSVSSATNFVQRAGVEALQNTEAAVGEMVEAFHERRDRLVALLKQHDVDVRTPDGAFYMMLPVDGDDQQWCEDALEEAYVATVPGSAFGAPGYARISYAADLDRIEEAVERLVENELL, from the coding sequence ATGACGATGGACTTCTCGGATCGAATCCAGCGCGTCGAGCCCAGTGCGACGCTCGCAATCAGCAGTCTCGCTTCCCAACTCGAAGCCGACGGCGAGGACGTCATCGACCTGAGCGTGGGCGAACCCGACTTCCCGACCCCCGAAAACGTCGTGGAAGCCTGTGAGCAAGCGATGGAGGACGGCTACACGGGCTACCCGCCGTCGAACGGTGTTCCGGAACTCCGCGAAGCGGTCGCGGAAAAACTGCGTGGCGACGGACTGGAATACGAGGCGGACAACGTCATCGTTACGCCCGGCGCGAAGCAGGCGCTCTACGAGACGGTGCAGACGCTCGTTGACGACGGCGACGAAGTCGTCCTTCTCGACCCGGCATGGGTTTCCTACGAGGCGATGGTGAAACTCGCGGGCGGCGACCTCACTCGGGTCGACCTCGCACCGCACGACTTCCAACTCGAACCCGCCCTCGACGATCTCGGCGATGCCATCTCCGACGACACCGAACTGCTCATCGTCAACTCGCCGTCGAACCCGACCGGCGCGGTTTACTCCGACGCCGCGTTGGAGGGCGTCCGCGATTTGGCGGTCGAACACGACGTGACCGTCATCAGTGATGAAATCTACGAGAAAATCACCTACGGCGTCGAACTCACCAGCCTCGCGACGCTCGACGGGATGTTCGACCGCACGGTCACGATAAACGGTTTCTCGAAGGCCTACTCGATGACCGGCTGGCGACTCGGCTACCTGGCCGGTCCGGAGGAACTCGTCTCGCAGGCCGCGAAACTCCACTCGCATTCGGTTTCCTCGGCGACGAACTTCGTCCAGCGTGCAGGCGTCGAAGCCCTCCAAAACACCGAAGCCGCGGTCGGCGAGATGGTCGAGGCGTTCCACGAACGCCGAGACCGGCTCGTCGCGCTCCTGAAACAACACGACGTGGACGTTCGAACGCCCGACGGGGCGTTCTACATGATGCTCCCCGTCGATGGCGACGACCAGCAGTGGTGTGAAGACGCATTGGAAGAGGCCTACGTAGCAACCGTTCCCGGAAGCGCCTTCGGGGCGCCGGGATATGCCCGCATCTCCTATGCGGCCGACCTCGATCGAATCGAGGAAGCGGTCGAGCGACTGGTCGAGAACGAACTACTCTAA
- the nuoK gene encoding NADH-quinone oxidoreductase subunit NuoK: MVVSVQYYLLLSAAVFCTGLFGILTRRNALMFLISVELMLNAANINLVAFSHYHGNLTGQTFSLFTLALGAAEVAVGIGIILVLYRNFKDVDVTQATTMRW, translated from the coding sequence ATGGTAGTTTCAGTTCAATACTACCTCCTGCTCTCGGCCGCCGTGTTCTGCACGGGGCTGTTCGGCATCCTCACCCGACGGAACGCGCTGATGTTCCTCATCAGCGTCGAGCTGATGCTCAACGCAGCGAACATCAACCTCGTCGCGTTCTCCCATTATCACGGCAATCTGACCGGCCAGACGTTCAGTCTGTTCACGCTGGCGCTCGGTGCCGCGGAAGTCGCGGTGGGTATCGGCATTATCCTCGTGCTGTATCGTAACTTCAAGGACGTGGACGTAACCCAAGCGACGACTATGAGGTGGTAA
- a CDS encoding 5-(carboxyamino)imidazole ribonucleotide synthase, whose product MVTASPPTLGVVGGGQLGRMLAESASPLGVELLVLDPTPDCPASPVARDQIVGDFDDEDAIRKLAERADVLTFEIELADSNVLEAVEAEYDVPVHPDPGTLRMIQDKLVQKRTLKEQGIPVPDFRPVDDRDDLLSAGEEFGYPMMLKARKGGYDGRGNVPVESTEDVDAALDEVSGELMVEKFVPFERELSVIAVKGDDEITTFPVGENVHEDEILRETVVPARAPESVRERAEEVARDVLSVLSGRGVYGIELFEGENGAISVNEIAPRPHNSGHYTIEGALTSQFEQHVRGVLGYPLGATDLRSPVVMSNVLGDVVDSQPADLSGVGEVLSTHGASFHWYGKREVRPLRKMGHVTLVGEESGTEPSTADLLTDARSLTDQLTFQ is encoded by the coding sequence ATGGTTACGGCTTCACCGCCAACGCTCGGCGTCGTCGGTGGCGGACAACTCGGTCGGATGCTCGCGGAATCCGCCTCGCCGCTCGGTGTCGAACTGCTCGTACTGGACCCGACACCCGACTGTCCGGCGTCTCCGGTCGCCCGCGATCAGATCGTCGGTGATTTCGACGACGAAGATGCGATTCGAAAGCTCGCGGAGCGGGCCGACGTACTGACGTTTGAAATAGAGCTAGCGGACTCCAACGTGCTCGAAGCGGTCGAAGCGGAGTACGACGTTCCCGTGCACCCCGACCCGGGTACCTTACGCATGATTCAGGACAAACTCGTCCAGAAGCGCACGCTGAAAGAGCAGGGAATTCCGGTTCCCGACTTCCGACCCGTGGACGACCGTGACGACCTACTCTCGGCAGGCGAGGAGTTCGGTTATCCGATGATGCTGAAGGCTCGTAAAGGCGGGTACGACGGCCGTGGTAACGTTCCCGTCGAATCAACGGAAGACGTAGACGCCGCTCTCGACGAGGTCTCGGGTGAGTTGATGGTCGAGAAGTTCGTCCCCTTCGAGCGCGAACTGTCCGTTATCGCGGTCAAGGGTGACGATGAGATCACGACTTTCCCCGTCGGTGAGAACGTCCACGAGGACGAAATCCTGCGTGAAACCGTCGTTCCTGCTCGCGCACCGGAATCCGTTCGCGAGCGGGCGGAAGAAGTCGCACGCGATGTTCTCTCCGTGTTGTCCGGCCGCGGCGTGTACGGAATCGAGTTGTTCGAAGGCGAAAACGGGGCGATCTCGGTGAACGAAATCGCCCCGCGTCCGCACAACTCCGGCCACTACACTATCGAGGGCGCACTGACCTCGCAGTTCGAACAGCACGTCCGCGGCGTCCTCGGCTATCCGCTCGGCGCGACGGACCTCCGAAGTCCGGTCGTGATGTCGAACGTCCTCGGTGACGTAGTGGACAGCCAACCGGCCGACCTCTCCGGCGTGGGCGAGGTGCTTTCGACCCACGGCGCGTCGTTCCACTGGTACGGCAAGCGCGAGGTTCGCCCGCTTCGAAAGATGGGGCACGTCACGCTGGTCGGCGAGGAATCTGGAACCGAACCATCGACTGCCGACCTACTCACGGACGCACGCTCGCTCACCGATCAACTCACATTCCAATGA
- a CDS encoding NuoI/complex I 23 kDa subunit family protein, with product MIGLLKGMATTMKHALDGSTFTVEYPDVAPEVSPRFRGIHKFSQERCIWCRQCENVCPNDTIQIVQDDQRNGEQYNLHVGQCIYCRLCEEVCPVDAILLTQNFEFTGDTKDDLVYNKEQLKNVPWYKDIDPLESREPDRSAWIGEGEGAVDYQ from the coding sequence ATGATCGGACTACTCAAAGGAATGGCAACGACGATGAAACACGCATTGGACGGGTCCACGTTCACGGTCGAGTATCCGGACGTGGCACCCGAAGTCAGTCCACGCTTCCGCGGCATCCACAAGTTCAGCCAAGAGCGCTGTATCTGGTGTCGCCAATGCGAGAACGTCTGTCCGAACGACACGATTCAGATCGTTCAGGACGACCAGCGCAACGGCGAGCAGTACAACCTCCACGTCGGGCAGTGCATCTACTGCCGACTCTGCGAGGAGGTCTGTCCCGTTGACGCGATTTTGCTCACCCAGAACTTCGAGTTCACGGGTGACACGAAAGACGATCTCGTCTACAACAAAGAACAGTTGAAGAACGTCCCCTGGTACAAAGATATCGACCCACTCGAATCACGCGAACCCGATCGTTCCGCGTGGATCGGGGAGGGCGAGGGAGCAGTAGACTACCAGTAA
- a CDS encoding complex I subunit 1/NuoH family protein, with protein MSFVPLQGQSPVVLPEQIARALFGNNPAAWQELLSAVIGAAIIGTVMMTMTAFAGPWAKRKITAAFTDRIAVNRVGPFGLLIIVADAVRLLGKELIVPDGADRPAFDLAPIVMASSALLGFAVIPMGSLFGINMQLADPETGLAYVFAVASIATLGVTMGGYASNNKYSLLGALRAVAQNIAYEIPLVVTAASVVIFAGSLQMSQIVAQQQETLVSIGGFAIPAWYAFVNPFAFVLFLAANLAEIGRNPFDIPEAPTEIVAGYQTEYSSVYFVLFYLGEFLHIFLGGAIIATVFLGGPDGPASGSIGFIWFTVKIWAVFLFTQWARSAVPRVRIDQLIEIGWKGMLVLSFANLVLTAVIVGVML; from the coding sequence ATGAGCTTCGTCCCATTGCAGGGTCAAAGCCCGGTCGTCCTTCCCGAGCAAATCGCTCGCGCGCTGTTCGGTAACAATCCCGCCGCATGGCAGGAGCTCTTGTCTGCAGTCATCGGTGCTGCCATCATCGGGACCGTCATGATGACGATGACGGCGTTCGCCGGACCGTGGGCGAAACGGAAAATCACCGCGGCGTTCACCGACCGTATCGCGGTGAACCGTGTCGGGCCGTTCGGCCTGCTCATCATCGTCGCGGACGCAGTGCGTTTGCTCGGAAAAGAACTCATCGTTCCGGACGGCGCGGACCGACCGGCGTTCGACCTCGCGCCGATCGTCATGGCGTCGTCGGCGCTGCTCGGTTTCGCCGTCATTCCGATGGGTTCCCTTTTCGGCATCAATATGCAACTCGCTGACCCCGAGACTGGGCTCGCGTACGTGTTCGCCGTCGCATCCATCGCCACGCTCGGCGTGACGATGGGTGGCTATGCGTCGAACAACAAATATTCGCTGCTCGGCGCACTCCGTGCGGTGGCACAGAACATCGCCTACGAGATTCCGCTCGTCGTGACGGCGGCTTCCGTGGTCATCTTCGCTGGGTCGCTCCAGATGAGCCAAATCGTCGCTCAGCAACAGGAAACGCTCGTTTCCATCGGCGGCTTCGCCATCCCGGCGTGGTACGCGTTCGTGAACCCGTTCGCGTTCGTGCTCTTCCTCGCGGCGAACCTCGCGGAAATCGGACGGAACCCGTTCGATATTCCGGAAGCGCCGACGGAGATCGTTGCAGGATACCAGACCGAGTACTCGAGCGTGTACTTCGTGCTGTTCTACCTCGGTGAGTTCCTGCACATCTTCCTCGGCGGTGCCATCATCGCCACCGTCTTCCTCGGTGGTCCCGACGGGCCCGCTTCCGGGTCGATCGGCTTCATCTGGTTCACCGTCAAAATTTGGGCGGTGTTCCTGTTCACGCAGTGGGCACGTTCGGCAGTGCCGCGTGTTCGTATCGACCAACTCATCGAAATCGGTTGGAAGGGCATGCTCGTGCTCTCGTTCGCAAACCTGGTTCTCACGGCCGTCATCGTGGGAGTGATGCTATGA
- the ribH gene encoding 6,7-dimethyl-8-ribityllumazine synthase — protein MVTLGLVVAEFNAPITEQMEASAHEAADEHDVEIVETLHVPGAYDTPLAADKLARREDIDGVAVLGAVITGDTDHDQVITTATAQKLTDVSVNRDTPVALGVTGPGMSAAEARERTDYGARAVEGAIDLVEELQ, from the coding sequence ATGGTAACGCTCGGACTCGTCGTCGCGGAGTTCAACGCGCCGATAACGGAGCAGATGGAGGCGTCGGCACACGAAGCCGCCGACGAGCACGACGTAGAGATAGTCGAAACGCTACACGTCCCGGGGGCGTACGACACGCCCCTCGCGGCGGACAAACTCGCCCGGCGGGAAGATATCGACGGCGTTGCAGTGCTCGGTGCCGTCATCACCGGGGACACCGACCACGACCAGGTCATCACGACTGCAACGGCGCAAAAGCTGACTGATGTGAGCGTGAACCGGGATACCCCCGTCGCGCTCGGAGTTACTGGACCGGGGATGTCGGCCGCGGAGGCCCGCGAGCGTACCGACTACGGTGCGCGAGCAGTCGAAGGAGCTATCGACCTCGTGGAGGAACTCCAATGA
- a CDS encoding NADH-quinone oxidoreductase subunit A, whose amino-acid sequence MNPWVAIGALALVGLAIPLSMMVVSSLLRPTVPEQGKSATYESGEIPTGTTRIRFNIQYYMVALLFVVFDIETVLIFPWTVIYRSAIEGGVSLATVLVPMLVFIAVLVVGLVWAWRNGAVRWVRSPRGTQRRVEQ is encoded by the coding sequence ATGAATCCATGGGTAGCCATTGGCGCGTTGGCTCTGGTGGGACTTGCGATACCATTGAGTATGATGGTCGTTTCAAGTCTCCTCAGACCGACCGTGCCAGAACAGGGAAAATCCGCCACCTACGAGAGCGGTGAAATTCCAACCGGGACGACGCGCATCCGCTTCAACATCCAATACTACATGGTTGCGCTGTTGTTCGTCGTCTTCGACATCGAGACAGTCCTCATCTTCCCTTGGACTGTCATCTATCGCAGCGCCATCGAAGGTGGCGTCAGTCTTGCGACGGTGCTCGTTCCGATGTTGGTCTTCATCGCGGTTCTCGTCGTCGGCCTCGTTTGGGCCTGGCGTAACGGTGCGGTGCGGTGGGTTCGTAGCCCCCGCGGAACGCAACGGAGAGTGGAACAATGA
- a CDS encoding NADH-quinone oxidoreductase subunit B, giving the protein MSNEPREFIQGSTAPQTKTREARMGDGVDNRFNSKLREAFGASPFILTKFDKFMNWVRGSSMFMLQFGIACCSIEMMHTYAVKHDLDRFGSGVPRASPRQADVMIVPGTIVSKFAPRMKRVYDQMPEPKFVVNMGSCAISGGPFQEGYNVIKGAEEVIPVDIHVPGCPPRPEALVYGVVKLQERIANGETSPVTVKPYELEQFGDLERDELVDKLSTEIDEDDLVMRYNWADSP; this is encoded by the coding sequence ATGAGCAACGAACCACGGGAATTTATTCAGGGTAGCACAGCACCCCAGACCAAAACTCGTGAGGCCCGAATGGGCGACGGCGTCGATAACCGCTTCAACTCGAAGCTTCGAGAAGCGTTCGGCGCATCCCCGTTTATTCTCACGAAGTTCGATAAGTTCATGAACTGGGTCCGGGGGTCGTCGATGTTCATGCTGCAGTTCGGTATCGCCTGCTGCAGCATCGAGATGATGCACACCTACGCGGTCAAACACGACTTGGACCGATTCGGGTCGGGTGTGCCTCGCGCATCGCCGCGACAGGCCGACGTGATGATCGTCCCCGGGACGATCGTTTCGAAGTTTGCGCCGCGAATGAAGCGTGTCTACGATCAGATGCCGGAACCCAAGTTCGTCGTGAATATGGGTTCGTGCGCCATCAGCGGCGGCCCGTTCCAGGAAGGGTACAACGTCATCAAGGGTGCGGAAGAGGTCATTCCGGTGGACATCCACGTCCCCGGTTGCCCGCCACGCCCGGAGGCACTCGTCTACGGCGTCGTGAAACTACAGGAGCGCATCGCCAACGGCGAAACCAGTCCGGTGACGGTCAAACCGTACGAGCTGGAACAGTTCGGCGACTTGGAACGCGACGAGCTCGTCGATAAACTGTCCACGGAAATAGACGAGGACGACCTCGTCATGCGGTACAACTGGGCTGATTCACCATGA